CTTCTGTTCCCAGCTACGATTACTTCACATTCAAGTTGTTGTACGGGCCCAGCTACGACATGGATCTGATTAGTCAGATCGAGGAGGTGTCGCCATCGAAGGTGGTGCACCAGGGCTCGCAGTACACATATACTGCGAACTTTGTGTCGTCGAAGCTTGGGAACGGACAGTTTTTCATCCAGGTTTATGCATTCTCGAAGAATCTGGGGTGGACGATCCATTACAGTCCCAGATTTAACATCCAGTCGGTTTCAGACGGTGTTCTCACTTACACATACAAGGGCCAGGACCAGCCTGGGCCCCAATGGAACTTACCAAACGCCGGTGTTGATACCCGGTCGTTCACGTTGCCATACACTGCACAGACAGGAGTGAGAAGATACGCTCCAATGCAGACACAGCCGGGATCCCGTGTCACCGTTACGACGTGGTCGAGGAGGTTCCCCACTAGCAGCGTTTCTTACTACACTACAAAGAGAAACTCGCTCGATCAAATGACCACGTACACGCCTGGGTGGTCGTACACAGTAACTTCGGACTTCAATTACGCTACCCCGGCACCATTCCCCTCGGATAATGGGGGCTGGTACAACCCGAAGAAAAGACAATCACTCACCACTAGAAAACTCAACATCAACCAGCACAAGTCCAAGTGAACGCATACATAAAACACTTACAAAGCGGAcaaaatttttcatcaaagGACACGCAAAGACTAAGAAGAAATGCAAAACGGCTCTTTAAAGATGATGCATATAATAGTATAGGTACAATTATTTAAAGGATTTTCatttaatataataatctAAACTTTAAACTCTTATTTATCTAGTACAGATCAGGGAACTTGGCACTGAGCTGCTGCAACGCCACCACTCCGGAAACACTAATGTCTTCTCCCTCTTTCAATTCGCACTTTACAGAATCAAGCACCATGAGCCCCACATCACCCGTATCCACGCTCCGGCAAACAAACTCATACCACGACCCGACTTCGATATTCGAGCCCTGAGAAAGTTTCACCTGTGAAAGCGTCAGCATTTCGCCGTTGGTCGTTGGTGACTGTACTACTAGTGCTGTGGGTTGGGGCTGGTCAATCACCTTCCCTATAATACGGAACACCGCATGTTCTGTGTTGCTCACTTGGCTGGGATCTATTCTGGGGGTTTGGTTCGACATCggataaaacaaaatatacaGGTGTGTGCTTCCTTGAGGGTACTTCTATTCTTCTGTTCCTCTAATCTTCTGTTCCTCTGTTCTAGTGTATAGATATGATTAGGAGTAGTTTAGCAGTAGTAATGTTAAAATAGTAAACCTTTACTCGGAACGCGTGAACTTTCCaaattaataataaaaaaaaaaagagaaagagacaGAGTTTTGGCGTCAGTCACGTGTGTTGGTAAATGTCTCCGGGTAATATTGATTATGTAATTTCATATCTGGAAAAATGTAGtttgtgtcacgtgatgtgACGTGGACCCTTTTGTTTCCTGTGCCTTTAACCACCGGCCCACCGAACCCACACCCAGCCAATATACTTGCACACGCAATGTGCGGTCGCTACCCCTGCTATCACCTATCACCATCGCCAGTCCTGAGTCATGGCCCCTTGTGTgctctctctctctctctctcccCTTCACCTTCCCCTTATGTTCCGGCCTCTACGGCTTTTCCAATCTGGTCTCGCTTTCTCGGCCCTCGGTATCCTAAAGCATATACGATGGCTGCAAAATCTC
The Kluyveromyces marxianus DMKU3-1042 DNA, complete genome, chromosome 1 DNA segment above includes these coding regions:
- the RFA3 gene encoding Rfa3p, giving the protein MSNQTPRIDPSQVSNTEHAVFRIIGKVIDQPQPTALVVQSPTTNGEMLTLSQVKLSQGSNIEVGSWYEFVCRSVDTGDVGLMVLDSVKCELKEGEDISVSGVVALQQLSAKFPDLY
- the KRE9 gene encoding Kre9p → MSVLIRVLVLVQLLARLLLVQADVSIVKPEEGDSYKPSSDGGSVKINIVWEDDANLPSVPSYDYFTFKLLYGPSYDMDLISQIEEVSPSKVVHQGSQYTYTANFVSSKLGNGQFFIQVYAFSKNLGWTIHYSPRFNIQSVSDGVLTYTYKGQDQPGPQWNLPNAGVDTRSFTLPYTAQTGVRRYAPMQTQPGSRVTVTTWSRRFPTSSVSYYTTKRNSLDQMTTYTPGWSYTVTSDFNYATPAPFPSDNGGWYNPKKRQSLTTRKLNINQHKSK